A genomic segment from Nitrospira sp. encodes:
- a CDS encoding 3-demethylubiquinone-9 3-methyltransferase encodes MTATSSDCGGYDYSDAGLNASHVYLIPAVVKILSTLNSTKEEKRIFELGCGNGSVSNELTKGGFEITGVDPSPDGVRNAKEHYPHLKIFSGSAYDDLAHRYGKFPIVLSLEVVEHLYFPRKFAAVVSDLLLPGGTAIISTPYHGSWKNLALSLTGKMDDHFTALWDYGHIKFWSMSTLRTLLKEMGFEDISFVRIGRIPMLAKSMIAIARKPQQ; translated from the coding sequence GTGACCGCTACATCTTCGGACTGCGGGGGATATGACTATTCCGATGCCGGACTCAATGCGTCGCACGTCTACCTGATACCCGCAGTTGTTAAAATTCTGAGCACCTTGAATTCCACCAAAGAGGAGAAACGGATCTTTGAATTGGGTTGTGGGAACGGTTCGGTTTCGAATGAACTGACGAAGGGCGGGTTTGAGATAACCGGCGTAGATCCTTCTCCTGACGGTGTTCGTAATGCGAAGGAGCATTATCCTCATCTGAAGATTTTTTCCGGCTCGGCTTATGATGATTTAGCCCATCGCTATGGAAAGTTCCCCATCGTTCTGAGCCTTGAAGTCGTCGAACACCTCTATTTCCCGAGAAAGTTCGCCGCAGTCGTGAGCGACTTGTTGCTCCCCGGAGGGACGGCGATCATCTCCACGCCATACCATGGCTCTTGGAAAAATTTGGCGCTCTCTCTCACCGGGAAGATGGACGATCATTTTACCGCACTGTGGGATTACGGCCACATTAAATTCTGGTCGATGAGCACCTTGCGGACCTTGCTCAAGGAAATGGGATTCGAGGACATTTCGTTTGTTCGCATCGGCCGCATTCCGATGCTCGCGAAGTCCATGATCGCAATCGCCAGAAAGCCTCAGCAATGA
- a CDS encoding Acetyltransferase, whose translation MHVDVSFCPSPHSRLNQLGRVLWGIIWVIFYRPSPRIAHGWRRFILRLFGAKIGINAHPYPSAKIWAPWNLEMGEHSCLSEKVDCYSVNRIRLGPHAVVSQYSFLCTASHDYTVPTMPLITAPIIVEAGAWVAADVFVGPGVTIGEGAVVGARSTVIRNVEPWLVVAGNPVRVIRKRELSCGLATPAEDPS comes from the coding sequence ATGCACGTCGATGTATCTTTCTGCCCTAGTCCACATTCTCGTTTGAACCAACTAGGACGAGTGTTGTGGGGGATCATTTGGGTTATTTTCTATCGTCCTAGTCCACGGATAGCTCATGGCTGGAGACGATTCATTCTTCGGCTTTTCGGAGCAAAGATCGGAATCAACGCTCACCCGTATCCTTCCGCAAAGATTTGGGCGCCTTGGAATTTGGAGATGGGAGAGCATAGCTGTCTGTCCGAAAAAGTGGATTGTTATTCCGTCAACAGGATTCGATTAGGGCCTCACGCCGTCGTGAGTCAGTACAGTTTTCTGTGCACGGCCAGCCACGACTATACCGTCCCGACCATGCCGCTCATCACAGCTCCCATCATTGTTGAGGCTGGTGCTTGGGTTGCGGCCGATGTGTTTGTCGGCCCCGGCGTCACGATCGGTGAAGGAGCGGTCGTGGGTGCGCGCTCAACGGTCATTCGCAACGTTGAACCTTGGCTGGTCGTTGCCGGCAACCCGGTAAGAGTGATTCGAAAAAGAGAACTATCGTGTGGATTGGCAACCCCTGCGGAGGATCCATCGTGA